From one Pontibacillus sp. HMF3514 genomic stretch:
- a CDS encoding 3-hydroxyacyl-CoA dehydrogenase/enoyl-CoA hydratase family protein, which produces MKRTIKRAAVLGSGVMGAGIAAHLANVGIPSIMLDIVPRELNDQEKKKGLTLEDPQVRNRMSEVSKQRLLKQKPSPLTSKKNLDMIETGNMEDHMDRLSEVDWIIEVVVENLEIKQKVFASVDQYRKEGSIVTSNTSGISVESMAEGRSEDFQKHFLGMHFFNPPRYLKLLEVIPTKNTDSEVLQFMKRFGEDVLGKGVVEAKDTPNFIANRIGTYGLLVTVREMVNGGYSVGEVDSVTGPMIGRPKSATFRTLDVVGLDTFLHVAKNVYDKVEGDEKDVFDPPQFMKTMAEKGWIGAKSGQGFFLKKKGKDGSTIYELNPETLEYEDRKKLKTSATEMAKQEKGPKRKLKALVTSKGDRAGDFVWNIVKPVLTYSAELTGEIADDIPSIDNAMKWGFGWELGPFEMWDAIGVEKSVARMKDEGETVPAWVEEMLSKGYTSFYKKENGSVYFYHNGEYKLQSFNEKEIHIQSTKEKKGVIKKNSGASLIDIGDGVALLEFHSQSNAIGLDIMQMINFAIEEVQQNYKGLVIGNQAKNFCVGANLGMILMEAQDFNFMEIEMVVKQFQNAMMNIKYSEKPVVAAPFGMTLGGGTEITLPTSAIQASQETYMGLVEAGVGLIPGGGGNKELYIKHLRGIPDSVDFDLQKVANEVFEKIATAKVSTSAVEARELGYLDQMDAISVNGDHLLHDAKQKVLGLAKAGYQPPKRKKIPVVGEQGYATMLLGAKTMGFGGYASEHDIKIAQKLANVLAGGKVAAGTLVDEQYLLDLEREAFLSLVGEPKTQQRMQHMLMKGKPLRN; this is translated from the coding sequence ATGAAGCGAACAATCAAGCGCGCAGCTGTTTTAGGCTCAGGAGTAATGGGAGCAGGTATTGCTGCACACTTGGCGAATGTGGGCATTCCATCAATAATGCTCGATATTGTACCTCGTGAACTAAACGACCAGGAAAAGAAGAAAGGGTTAACGTTAGAAGATCCTCAAGTACGAAACCGAATGAGTGAAGTGAGTAAGCAACGATTACTTAAACAAAAACCTTCACCACTGACTAGTAAGAAAAATTTAGACATGATTGAAACCGGTAACATGGAAGATCACATGGACCGATTAAGTGAAGTCGATTGGATTATCGAAGTCGTTGTTGAAAATCTAGAAATTAAACAAAAGGTTTTTGCATCTGTTGATCAATACCGTAAAGAAGGTTCGATTGTTACTTCCAATACATCAGGTATTTCCGTTGAGAGCATGGCGGAAGGACGTTCTGAAGATTTTCAAAAGCATTTCCTAGGAATGCACTTTTTCAACCCGCCTCGTTACTTAAAATTATTAGAAGTTATTCCAACTAAGAACACAGATTCCGAAGTTCTTCAATTCATGAAACGCTTTGGAGAAGACGTTCTGGGTAAAGGCGTCGTTGAAGCAAAAGATACGCCAAACTTCATAGCAAACCGAATCGGAACGTACGGTCTTTTAGTTACGGTTCGTGAAATGGTGAATGGTGGCTATAGTGTTGGTGAAGTTGATTCAGTAACGGGTCCAATGATTGGGCGTCCGAAAAGTGCAACCTTCCGTACGCTAGATGTTGTAGGCCTTGATACATTCCTACACGTTGCGAAAAACGTCTATGACAAAGTTGAAGGTGACGAAAAAGACGTATTCGATCCTCCTCAGTTTATGAAGACGATGGCTGAAAAAGGCTGGATCGGAGCGAAAAGCGGTCAGGGCTTCTTCCTGAAGAAAAAAGGAAAAGACGGAAGCACGATTTATGAGTTAAACCCAGAGACCTTAGAATATGAAGATCGTAAAAAGCTGAAAACAAGCGCAACAGAGATGGCGAAACAAGAAAAAGGTCCTAAACGTAAACTGAAAGCTCTTGTCACTTCTAAAGGTGATCGTGCTGGAGATTTCGTTTGGAATATTGTAAAGCCAGTTCTAACTTATTCAGCTGAACTAACGGGTGAAATTGCTGATGATATCCCATCAATCGATAATGCGATGAAATGGGGATTCGGCTGGGAGCTAGGTCCTTTTGAAATGTGGGATGCAATTGGAGTGGAGAAATCCGTTGCTCGCATGAAGGATGAAGGAGAAACCGTTCCAGCATGGGTTGAAGAGATGTTATCAAAAGGTTATACCTCTTTTTATAAGAAGGAAAATGGTAGCGTTTACTTTTACCATAATGGTGAATATAAGCTTCAATCCTTCAATGAAAAAGAAATTCATATTCAGAGCACTAAGGAAAAGAAAGGTGTTATTAAGAAAAATAGTGGTGCAAGCCTGATCGATATTGGTGATGGCGTAGCGTTACTTGAATTCCATTCGCAAAGCAATGCGATTGGATTAGATATTATGCAGATGATTAATTTTGCTATAGAAGAAGTTCAGCAAAATTACAAAGGATTAGTGATCGGGAATCAGGCGAAGAACTTCTGTGTTGGTGCGAATCTAGGCATGATTCTGATGGAAGCTCAAGACTTTAACTTTATGGAAATTGAAATGGTCGTTAAGCAATTCCAGAACGCCATGATGAATATTAAGTACTCTGAAAAGCCTGTTGTGGCAGCACCATTTGGGATGACGCTTGGTGGAGGAACAGAAATCACGTTACCAACGAGTGCGATTCAGGCTTCACAAGAAACGTATATGGGTCTAGTTGAAGCAGGTGTTGGCTTAATCCCTGGTGGAGGCGGTAACAAAGAGCTATATATTAAGCATCTACGCGGTATTCCGGACTCTGTAGATTTTGACCTTCAAAAAGTTGCGAACGAAGTTTTTGAAAAGATTGCAACGGCCAAAGTCTCTACATCAGCTGTGGAAGCACGTGAGCTAGGTTACTTGGATCAAATGGATGCCATCAGCGTAAATGGTGATCATCTTTTACATGATGCTAAGCAAAAAGTGTTGGGTCTTGCAAAAGCAGGTTATCAGCCACCTAAACGTAAGAAAATCCCTGTTGTTGGTGAACAAGGTTATGCAACCATGCTTCTAGGCGCTAAAACAATGGGATTCGGTGGATATGCATCAGAACATGATATCAAGATTGCACAAAAACTTGCCAATGTTTTAGCAGGAGGAAAAGTAGCTGCTGGAACGTTAGTAGATGAACAATATTTATTGGACTTAGAGCGTGAAGCATTCTTAAGTCTCGTAGGTGAGCCTAAGACACAACAACGTATGCAACACATGTTAATGAAAGGTAAGCCACTACGTAACTAA
- a CDS encoding zinc-binding dehydrogenase — MKAVQVEGYGGLEQLQYVEKETPKPKEGEVLIEVKACAINNTEIWMREGAYGTGGKSGWRPEGVQFPRIPGSDITGKVVEAGTGVNESIVGQDVVLFPFTSSGEEGKEHISEDMSFVGSEYDGGYAEYVVWPAELCFPMPLSTYPESAVFSVSGMTGWHMVEEAQIQEGETVMVTGANGGVGSLNVQIASQVFGAKVIAIVGDLELADKLKELGATHVLSYKSDQLEKEILEANDGPIDAVLDVVGDALFNTSLQVLKKGGRFCTSGSAGGQKTELDFRTMYLKHITLIGSVLGTRKEFKKLMDAVSEGKVKPIIDRTFPLEQARDAQSYFKEAGKMGKIVLLP, encoded by the coding sequence ATGAAAGCAGTTCAAGTTGAAGGATACGGAGGTCTTGAGCAACTACAATATGTTGAAAAGGAAACGCCTAAACCTAAGGAAGGAGAAGTACTTATCGAGGTGAAAGCCTGTGCCATAAATAATACAGAAATTTGGATGCGTGAAGGAGCGTATGGAACAGGTGGAAAATCTGGCTGGCGTCCTGAGGGTGTTCAGTTTCCAAGAATACCTGGCTCAGATATAACGGGTAAAGTTGTAGAAGCAGGTACAGGTGTGAATGAAAGTATCGTAGGACAAGATGTCGTATTATTCCCTTTCACTTCTAGTGGAGAGGAAGGTAAAGAACATATTTCAGAGGATATGTCCTTCGTAGGTTCAGAATATGATGGTGGATATGCTGAGTATGTGGTTTGGCCTGCGGAATTGTGTTTTCCAATGCCTTTATCTACATACCCTGAAAGTGCAGTTTTTTCTGTAAGTGGTATGACAGGTTGGCATATGGTAGAAGAAGCTCAAATTCAAGAGGGAGAAACCGTAATGGTGACCGGTGCAAATGGAGGAGTGGGCTCTCTTAATGTTCAAATAGCCTCACAAGTCTTTGGAGCTAAGGTTATTGCTATCGTAGGGGATTTAGAATTAGCGGATAAATTGAAGGAGTTAGGAGCTACTCATGTTCTATCCTATAAATCAGATCAATTAGAAAAAGAAATTCTTGAAGCAAATGATGGTCCTATTGATGCTGTATTAGATGTTGTAGGAGATGCCTTGTTTAATACATCCCTTCAGGTTCTGAAAAAAGGAGGAAGGTTCTGTACTTCAGGGTCTGCAGGTGGCCAGAAAACAGAACTTGATTTTAGAACCATGTATCTAAAACACATTACACTAATTGGGTCTGTTTTAGGAACGCGTAAAGAATTTAAGAAGCTGATGGATGCTGTAAGTGAAGGGAAAGTGAAACCAATTATCGATCGGACATTTCCTCTAGAACAGGCGCGTGATGCTCAAAGCTACTTTAAAGAAGCAGGTAAAATGGGGAAGATTGTTCTACTTCCATAA
- a CDS encoding proline dehydrogenase family protein: MEQLLRNFFLFLSKNKMFTKLARKYGLRFGAGRFVAGETMQNTAKVIQDLNEKGMDVTIDHLGEFVDNEDEAKQRTEECIEAIRVISEQNLNSQLSLKLTSMGLDISDDLVMENMRTILDAGKKYNVFVTIDMEDYERCEKTLEIFKQLKSEYELIGTVLQAYLYRTVEDIEELDQYSPNLRLVKGAYKESPKVAFPEKKDTDDNFKKIIKMHLLNGNYTAVATHDDEMIEYTKQLEKEHNISRDQFEFQMLFGIRTERQEELIKEGYRMRVYVPYGDDWYGYFMRRLAERPANVAFVAKGVFGK, encoded by the coding sequence ATGGAGCAATTATTACGAAATTTCTTTCTATTTTTATCAAAGAACAAAATGTTTACAAAATTAGCCAGGAAATATGGCCTACGTTTCGGAGCAGGACGTTTTGTTGCTGGAGAAACAATGCAAAACACTGCGAAAGTTATACAAGATCTTAACGAAAAAGGCATGGATGTGACGATTGATCACCTTGGTGAGTTTGTTGATAATGAAGATGAAGCCAAGCAACGTACAGAAGAATGTATTGAAGCCATCCGTGTTATTTCTGAACAAAACTTGAACTCACAATTGTCATTGAAGTTAACTTCAATGGGGTTGGATATATCAGACGATTTAGTGATGGAAAACATGCGCACGATTTTAGATGCAGGTAAAAAGTATAACGTTTTCGTCACTATAGATATGGAAGACTACGAACGCTGCGAGAAGACACTTGAGATTTTTAAACAGCTCAAATCTGAGTATGAGTTAATCGGTACAGTGTTACAAGCTTACTTATATCGAACTGTAGAAGATATCGAAGAATTAGATCAATACAGTCCGAATCTTCGTCTTGTAAAAGGGGCTTATAAAGAATCACCAAAAGTAGCGTTCCCTGAAAAGAAAGATACAGATGACAACTTTAAGAAGATTATTAAGATGCACTTATTAAATGGGAACTACACAGCAGTAGCTACCCACGATGATGAAATGATTGAATACACAAAACAACTTGAGAAAGAACATAATATTTCTCGAGATCAATTTGAGTTTCAGATGTTATTTGGCATTCGCACAGAACGACAGGAAGAATTGATTAAAGAAGGGTATCGCATGCGTGTTTATGTACCATATGGCGATGATTGGTACGGTTACTTCATGCGTCGCCTTGCTGAACGACCTGCTAACGTAGCATTTGTAGCAAAAGGTGTGTTCGGGAAGTAG
- a CDS encoding spore coat protein, with the protein MNNQQSKKVQNPETAVPKNEQMNERDFVNDMLATEKYMTDAYSTAMNEASCQNLYQDISSIFNETQDTQRNMYNLMFKNGWYSVEAADQQKMQQSYQQFSGYKNQLPYMN; encoded by the coding sequence ATGAACAATCAACAAAGTAAAAAGGTACAAAACCCTGAAACGGCAGTACCAAAAAATGAGCAAATGAATGAACGTGATTTCGTGAATGACATGCTTGCTACAGAGAAGTACATGACGGATGCATACAGCACAGCAATGAACGAGGCGAGCTGTCAGAATCTATATCAGGATATTTCATCTATTTTTAATGAAACTCAAGACACTCAACGTAATATGTATAACCTTATGTTTAAAAATGGTTGGTATAGCGTTGAAGCTGCAGATCAGCAGAAGATGCAGCAGTCCTATCAGCAGTTTTCTGGGTACAAGAACCAGTTGCCTTATATGAATTAG
- the copZ gene encoding copper chaperone CopZ, with protein MQITLDVRGMTCGHCEKAVKGALEELNGVQGVEVHLDSNRVDVTYDDVYVSKEQMKSAIEEQGYDVVA; from the coding sequence ATGCAAATTACATTAGATGTACGAGGAATGACTTGTGGTCATTGCGAAAAGGCAGTTAAAGGTGCTTTAGAAGAATTAAATGGTGTTCAAGGTGTAGAGGTTCATCTTGATTCAAACCGAGTAGACGTAACATACGATGATGTTTACGTATCAAAAGAACAAATGAAATCAGCAATTGAAGAACAAGGCTACGACGTTGTAGCATAA
- a CDS encoding heavy metal translocating P-type ATPase — MSEEKHINVGVTGMTCAACSTRIEKVLNKMDGVDAKVNLAMEKASIDYDADQVTPEDISARIEKLGYGVQTEKLELDVYGMTCAACSSRIEKVLNKMDGIQEASVNLANETALVEYTPGLVSLDDIIARIQKLGYDAEERADREEKSSQKEEELKKKRIKLIVSAILSLPLLYTMFEHLFGLPVPDLLMNPWLQLILATPVQFVIGWQFYEGAYKNLKNKTANMDVLVALGTSAAYFYSLAEAIQTIGHPSKEPHLYFETSAILITLILLGKYFEAIAKGRTTQAISSLLNLQAKEASVLRDGEEQKVPVEQVVVGDTILVRPGEKIPVDGEVIKGTTSIDESMITGESIPVEKDNGDKVIGSTINKNGTIHMRATKVGKDTALAGIIKVVEEAQGSKAPIQRMADVISGYFVPIVVGIAVLTFVVWITIVAPGDLPLSLEAAIAVLVIACPCALGLATPTSIMVGTGKAAEQGILFKGGEHLESTHKIDTIVFDKTGTITKGEPEVTNFEGTDDVLALVASAEKGSEHPLAQSIVQHAESKSLDLSEVEWFEAIPGHGIKATVNEKNVLIGTRTLFQNENVEYKNYDSFMQSWEEEGKTAMLISVDGKAEGVIAVADTIKPSAKEALSLLKEQGIELVMLTGDNERTAQAIAKQVGIDRVIAQVVPEEKAERVKELQQQDKKVAMVGDGINDAPALATADIGIAIGTGTDVAIEAADVTILGGELTLIPKAIRLSQKTMQNIRQNLFWALAYNTAGIPVAAIGLLAPWIAGAAMAFSSVSVVSNSLRLKRVKI, encoded by the coding sequence ATGAGTGAAGAAAAACACATTAATGTCGGTGTCACGGGCATGACATGTGCTGCCTGTTCTACACGAATTGAGAAAGTATTAAACAAAATGGATGGGGTAGATGCAAAAGTCAATCTTGCAATGGAGAAGGCTTCAATTGATTATGATGCGGATCAAGTAACACCTGAAGATATTTCAGCACGAATAGAAAAGCTTGGATATGGTGTTCAAACCGAAAAATTGGAGTTAGATGTATATGGTATGACATGTGCTGCATGCTCCTCCCGTATAGAAAAAGTCCTCAATAAAATGGACGGTATTCAAGAAGCGAGCGTAAACTTAGCAAATGAAACAGCACTTGTAGAATATACCCCTGGCCTTGTGTCATTAGACGATATCATCGCTCGTATTCAAAAACTTGGCTATGATGCTGAGGAGCGAGCGGACCGAGAAGAGAAATCGTCTCAAAAAGAAGAAGAACTTAAGAAAAAAAGAATTAAGCTAATTGTTTCAGCAATCTTGTCTCTTCCATTACTCTATACCATGTTTGAGCACTTGTTTGGGCTGCCGGTTCCAGACTTACTCATGAATCCATGGCTTCAATTAATCCTGGCAACTCCAGTTCAATTTGTCATCGGTTGGCAATTTTATGAGGGAGCTTATAAAAACCTCAAGAATAAAACAGCAAACATGGATGTACTCGTTGCACTAGGTACAAGTGCTGCGTATTTCTACAGTTTAGCTGAAGCCATTCAAACGATTGGGCATCCGAGTAAAGAACCTCATTTGTATTTTGAAACAAGTGCGATCCTAATCACATTAATTTTATTAGGTAAATACTTTGAAGCGATTGCAAAAGGCAGAACAACGCAGGCAATTTCATCCTTGTTAAATCTACAAGCCAAGGAAGCTTCCGTTCTACGTGATGGAGAGGAACAAAAAGTGCCTGTTGAGCAGGTTGTTGTAGGAGATACAATTCTTGTACGTCCAGGTGAAAAGATCCCTGTAGACGGTGAAGTCATTAAGGGTACTACTTCAATTGATGAATCCATGATTACAGGGGAGTCTATTCCTGTAGAAAAGGATAACGGAGATAAAGTTATTGGTTCTACCATTAACAAAAATGGAACGATTCACATGCGTGCGACTAAAGTCGGGAAGGATACAGCCTTAGCAGGTATCATAAAAGTCGTGGAGGAAGCTCAAGGTTCCAAAGCGCCTATTCAGCGAATGGCCGATGTGATCTCAGGGTATTTTGTTCCGATTGTAGTAGGTATCGCTGTTTTAACCTTTGTCGTATGGATCACAATAGTGGCACCTGGTGATCTTCCTTTATCATTAGAAGCAGCAATTGCAGTACTCGTAATTGCCTGCCCTTGTGCTCTTGGACTGGCAACACCAACTTCCATTATGGTTGGCACGGGTAAAGCTGCTGAGCAAGGAATTTTATTTAAAGGTGGAGAGCATTTAGAGTCCACTCACAAAATCGACACCATTGTTTTTGATAAAACTGGAACGATCACAAAAGGTGAGCCAGAGGTCACGAACTTTGAAGGTACAGACGACGTGCTTGCTCTAGTAGCAAGTGCAGAGAAAGGATCTGAACACCCATTAGCTCAATCTATCGTTCAACATGCTGAATCTAAATCACTTGATTTAAGCGAAGTAGAGTGGTTCGAAGCGATACCAGGTCACGGTATCAAGGCCACGGTGAATGAGAAAAATGTATTAATTGGTACACGCACGTTATTTCAAAATGAAAACGTGGAATATAAAAACTATGATTCCTTTATGCAGTCTTGGGAGGAAGAAGGTAAAACCGCTATGCTTATTAGTGTAGATGGGAAAGCTGAAGGTGTAATTGCTGTAGCTGACACCATCAAACCTTCAGCTAAAGAAGCTCTCTCTCTCTTGAAGGAGCAAGGAATCGAACTTGTAATGCTGACTGGAGATAACGAACGCACAGCTCAAGCCATTGCTAAGCAAGTGGGGATTGACCGAGTAATTGCTCAAGTTGTCCCAGAGGAAAAAGCTGAACGCGTAAAAGAGCTCCAGCAACAAGACAAAAAAGTTGCTATGGTAGGCGACGGAATTAATGATGCGCCTGCATTGGCAACAGCGGATATTGGAATTGCAATCGGAACTGGAACAGACGTAGCGATTGAAGCTGCGGACGTAACAATTCTAGGCGGAGAGTTAACATTAATCCCTAAAGCGATTCGTCTAAGTCAGAAAACGATGCAAAATATCCGTCAAAACTTATTCTGGGCGCTTGCTTATAACACAGCAGGTATCCCAGTCGCAGCCATTGGATTGCTAGCTCCATGGATTGCTGGAGCAGCTATGGCATTTAGCTCTGTTAGTGTTGTTTCTAACTCACTTCGATTGAAGCGAGTTAAAATATAA
- a CDS encoding metal-sensing transcriptional repressor produces MTNHEELPEDSGKQPVTPRTDDEKQLVLNRLKRIEGQVRGIQKMIEEDRYCVDILVQISAINNALKKAGFSLMERHTHHCVSDAIQKGEGEEAIDELMKVMQQFSK; encoded by the coding sequence ATGACCAATCATGAAGAATTACCTGAAGATAGCGGAAAGCAACCAGTAACACCTAGAACAGATGATGAAAAACAACTTGTTTTGAACCGCCTAAAAAGAATAGAAGGTCAAGTTCGAGGAATACAAAAGATGATTGAAGAAGATCGGTACTGTGTAGATATCCTTGTTCAAATATCAGCGATTAACAATGCGCTCAAAAAGGCGGGCTTCTCCCTTATGGAACGACACACGCACCACTGTGTTTCAGATGCCATTCAAAAGGGTGAAGGAGAAGAAGCCATTGATGAATTAATGAAAGTCATGCAACAGTTTTCTAAATAG
- a CDS encoding DUF302 domain-containing protein: MFHYTVETQKSLDEAVQSLEEELKKEKFGVLWDFNVKETLNNKGFDFDNTYRILEVCNPGEAKKVLSKNPLVSYFLPCKIVVYEEGDQNKIGMPKPTQLIEFVEDPELNDIAKDIEDRMVACIEEAK; this comes from the coding sequence ATGTTTCACTACACTGTAGAAACACAAAAGTCATTGGATGAAGCAGTGCAATCACTTGAAGAAGAGTTGAAAAAAGAAAAGTTTGGTGTGTTATGGGACTTCAATGTTAAAGAAACACTAAACAATAAAGGGTTCGATTTTGATAATACGTACCGAATCTTAGAAGTATGTAACCCTGGAGAAGCGAAAAAGGTTCTATCGAAGAATCCACTTGTGAGTTACTTCCTTCCTTGTAAAATCGTTGTTTATGAAGAAGGCGATCAGAACAAAATCGGAATGCCGAAACCAACCCAATTAATTGAATTTGTAGAAGACCCTGAATTAAATGATATTGCAAAAGATATTGAAGACAGAATGGTAGCTTGTATTGAAGAAGCGAAATAA
- the argH gene encoding argininosuccinate lyase: MSKLWGGRFQKQTNELVEEFTASIQFDQEFAEEDIEGSIAHVTMLQENGVITEEEMSQIKNGLLQIRDQIRNGTFEYTVADEDIHMNIERGLIEAIGPVGGKLHTGRSRNDQIATDMHLYLLRKTKGFIYLIEEVQKVILKQSEDHIETILPGYTHLQRAQPVSFGHHLMTYFWMLERDKSRFQDSLKRISMSPLGAGALAGTTFSIDRSRTAELLNFDEVYPNSMDAVSDRDFILEFLSIASTVMMHISRLSEEMVIWSSQEFQYIEIDDSFCTGSSIMPQKKNPDVPELLRAKTGRVYGNLFSLLTVLKGLPLAYNKDMQEDKEGMIDTVKTLDGTLRLLAPMIETMVVKHENMKASVQHDYSNATDIADYLVNQGATFREAHEIIGKIVLYGIEQNKYLLDLTIAEYKQFSPLFKEDIYEVLQPISVMNARNSYGGTSTSQVQKQINYAKTFL; the protein is encoded by the coding sequence ATGTCTAAGCTCTGGGGCGGACGCTTTCAGAAGCAAACGAATGAATTGGTTGAGGAGTTTACGGCTTCTATTCAATTTGATCAAGAGTTTGCTGAAGAGGATATAGAAGGAAGTATTGCACATGTAACCATGCTACAAGAGAATGGTGTCATTACTGAAGAAGAAATGAGTCAAATAAAGAACGGCCTGTTACAAATACGAGACCAAATCCGAAATGGGACTTTTGAGTACACAGTTGCAGATGAAGATATTCATATGAATATTGAGAGAGGTTTGATTGAAGCAATTGGTCCAGTAGGAGGAAAGCTTCATACAGGAAGAAGTCGGAATGATCAAATTGCAACCGATATGCATTTGTACTTGCTTCGAAAAACCAAAGGATTCATTTATTTAATTGAAGAAGTGCAAAAGGTGATCCTTAAACAATCAGAGGATCATATAGAAACGATACTGCCGGGGTACACACACCTTCAGCGAGCACAACCTGTTTCCTTTGGACATCATTTGATGACTTATTTTTGGATGTTAGAACGAGATAAAAGTCGGTTTCAAGACAGTCTAAAACGTATAAGTATGTCTCCTCTAGGAGCAGGTGCACTAGCTGGTACTACTTTTTCTATTGATCGCTCGCGTACGGCTGAATTATTAAATTTTGATGAAGTGTACCCTAATAGTATGGATGCTGTTAGTGACCGAGATTTTATTCTTGAATTTTTATCGATTGCTTCAACTGTCATGATGCATATCTCCCGCTTATCTGAAGAAATGGTGATATGGAGTAGTCAGGAGTTTCAGTATATTGAAATAGACGATTCTTTCTGTACAGGTTCTAGTATTATGCCACAAAAGAAGAATCCGGATGTACCAGAATTACTACGTGCTAAAACAGGAAGAGTTTACGGAAATTTATTTAGTTTACTCACGGTCCTTAAAGGTCTACCTCTTGCTTATAATAAAGATATGCAAGAAGACAAAGAAGGAATGATTGATACAGTAAAAACGCTTGATGGGACGTTACGTTTGCTTGCTCCAATGATTGAAACTATGGTGGTTAAACACGAGAATATGAAAGCATCTGTCCAGCATGATTACTCGAATGCAACGGACATAGCTGACTATTTAGTGAACCAAGGAGCTACTTTTCGAGAAGCTCATGAAATTATAGGGAAAATTGTTCTATATGGTATTGAACAAAATAAATACCTTTTAGATTTAACCATAGCAGAATATAAGCAATTTAGTCCTTTATTTAAAGAAGATATATACGAAGTTCTTCAACCAATCTCAGTCATGAACGCGCGAAACAGTTATGGTGGAACATCCACATCTCAAGTTCAAAAACAAATTAACTATGCTAAAACCTTTCTTTAA
- a CDS encoding argininosuccinate synthase — MSNGKIVLAYSGGLDTSISVKWIQEKYGYEVIALGLDVGEGKDLTTIKEKALNVGASKAYVINGKEELAEQYLLPSLKSNALYEGKYPLSSALSRPLISKLLVEIAEKEGAVAVAHGCTGKGNDQVRFELSIQALNPDLKVVAPVREWGMTRDEQLNYAQEKGIEVPVNKENPFSIDANIWGRACEAGVLEDTAVEAPEEAFDWTNPLVSTPDEPEYVTVEFDQGRPVALNGEKMDLVSLIEELNDIGGKHGVGRIDHVENRLVGIKSREVYENPAALILINAHKELEFLTLTREVSQFKTTIDQQMTKLIYDGLWFSPLKNALEAFVEETQKVVSGTVRLKLHKGHNDVVGRESANSLYNEELATYLQGDMFDHEAAEGFIKLWGLPTKVFAQVHKNVTHS; from the coding sequence ATGAGTAACGGTAAAATTGTATTAGCGTATTCCGGAGGGCTAGATACCTCCATTTCAGTTAAATGGATTCAAGAGAAATATGGTTACGAAGTGATTGCTCTTGGCTTAGATGTAGGAGAGGGAAAAGATTTGACTACTATAAAAGAAAAAGCCCTAAACGTTGGAGCATCAAAAGCCTATGTCATTAATGGAAAGGAAGAGTTAGCCGAACAGTATTTACTTCCTTCCTTAAAATCTAATGCTTTATATGAAGGGAAGTATCCATTATCATCTGCTCTCTCTCGTCCTCTGATTTCAAAATTATTAGTAGAAATAGCGGAAAAGGAAGGAGCTGTGGCCGTTGCACATGGATGCACAGGTAAAGGAAATGATCAGGTGCGTTTTGAGCTATCCATCCAAGCTTTAAATCCTGATTTGAAAGTGGTTGCTCCTGTACGTGAATGGGGAATGACCAGGGATGAGCAGCTAAATTATGCACAGGAAAAAGGCATAGAAGTCCCAGTGAATAAAGAAAATCCTTTCTCAATTGATGCCAACATTTGGGGGCGTGCATGCGAAGCAGGTGTTTTAGAAGATACAGCTGTGGAAGCCCCAGAAGAGGCTTTTGATTGGACGAACCCACTCGTTTCTACACCTGATGAACCTGAATACGTAACTGTTGAATTTGATCAAGGACGTCCAGTTGCTCTAAATGGTGAAAAAATGGATCTTGTTTCCCTAATTGAAGAGTTGAATGATATTGGTGGTAAACATGGTGTTGGAAGAATAGATCACGTAGAAAACCGTTTAGTCGGTATTAAATCTAGAGAAGTATATGAAAACCCTGCAGCTCTTATATTAATTAACGCGCATAAGGAGCTTGAATTTTTAACCCTTACGAGAGAAGTAAGCCAATTTAAAACCACAATCGATCAGCAGATGACAAAATTAATCTATGATGGTTTATGGTTTTCTCCATTAAAAAATGCTTTAGAGGCATTTGTGGAGGAAACACAAAAGGTTGTGTCGGGCACGGTTCGTTTGAAGCTTCATAAAGGTCATAATGACGTAGTAGGTCGTGAATCAGCAAATTCTCTATATAATGAAGAGCTTGCCACTTATTTGCAGGGAGATATGTTTGATCATGAAGCGGCTGAAGGATTTATTAAACTTTGGGGGCTTCCTACAAAAGTATTTGCTCAAGTTCATAAAAACGTAACGCATTCATAA